A part of Pseudomonas sp. HR96 genomic DNA contains:
- a CDS encoding Gfo/Idh/MocA family oxidoreductase yields MRTLGIGLIGTGFMGRAHALAFRQVSAVFELPMHLRLVALADSDPARAERCAAAWGFEQACDWQALIADPRIDLVAITTPNALHCPMALAALEAGKAVYCEKPLAVSLDQAALLHRAAQAAGVVTRVGFNYQHNPMIERLRQMIAAGELGEILAFQGEFSEDFMADPQAPFSWRCDPMQAGGALADLGSHLLGMARHLLGEVEAVCADLRTVHKQREGRVIEVDDQASALLRFANGASGAISTSWLKQGYKNHLSFEISGTLGTVAFDQERLNELRLYRRGGEGFQRLLAGPDLPGYAAFSPAPGHQLGYNELKTLEVHELIMALSGATKAGSDFEDAWQVERMTAAIRLAAAQERWVRLASL; encoded by the coding sequence ATGCGAACGCTGGGTATCGGCTTGATCGGCACCGGCTTCATGGGACGCGCACATGCGCTGGCATTCCGCCAGGTCAGCGCAGTATTCGAGCTGCCGATGCACCTGCGCCTGGTCGCGCTGGCCGACAGCGACCCGGCGCGCGCCGAGCGTTGCGCCGCGGCGTGGGGCTTCGAGCAGGCCTGCGACTGGCAGGCGCTGATTGCCGATCCGCGCATCGACCTGGTCGCCATCACCACTCCCAACGCATTGCATTGCCCCATGGCGCTGGCCGCCCTGGAGGCTGGCAAGGCGGTGTACTGCGAGAAGCCGCTGGCGGTCAGCCTTGACCAGGCCGCATTGCTGCACCGCGCGGCACAGGCCGCAGGCGTGGTCACCCGGGTGGGTTTCAACTACCAGCACAACCCGATGATCGAACGACTGCGGCAGATGATCGCTGCTGGCGAACTTGGCGAGATCCTCGCTTTCCAGGGCGAATTCAGTGAAGACTTCATGGCCGACCCGCAGGCACCCTTCTCCTGGCGCTGCGACCCGATGCAGGCCGGCGGCGCCCTCGCCGACCTGGGCAGTCACCTTCTGGGCATGGCCCGCCACCTGCTCGGCGAAGTCGAAGCGGTGTGCGCCGACCTGCGCACTGTCCATAAACAGCGCGAAGGCCGGGTCATCGAAGTCGATGATCAGGCCAGCGCCCTGCTGCGCTTCGCCAACGGTGCCAGCGGCGCGATCAGCACCAGCTGGCTCAAGCAGGGCTACAAGAACCATCTGAGTTTCGAAATCAGCGGCACCCTGGGCACGGTGGCCTTCGACCAGGAGCGGCTCAACGAGCTGCGCCTGTATCGCCGCGGCGGGGAAGGCTTCCAACGCCTGTTGGCCGGCCCCGACCTGCCAGGTTACGCCGCCTTCAGCCCGGCGCCCGGCCACCAGCTGGGCTACAACGAGCTCAAGACTCTCGAGGTGCATGAGTTGATCATGGCCCTTTCGGGCGCCACCAAGGCTGGCAGTGACTTCGAGGATGCCTGGCAGGTGGAACGGATGACCGCTGCGATCCGCCTGGCGGCAGCGCAGGAACGATGGGTGCGGCTGGCTTCGTTGTAA